A genome region from Arachidicoccus soli includes the following:
- a CDS encoding SusC/RagA family TonB-linked outer membrane protein, translating to MKKLPYIRCFAVFIFTLLINSFLFAQNAQKRVIVRGTVKDAKTQLPLAGASVMERDKDGRTLNGTFTDIDGNFALRVNDPANNSIAVAFINYVATTEFIKDRNEINIVLKGDNSSLEDVIVRSTNTMDNGTGMKTSERNSTLATATINQKELENLSSPNIGSALEGRLPGVNISVTSGDPGAGLSIRIRGTATLNGSANPLIILDGMPYSTTIPPDFNFGTADVQGYAQLLNVAPSDIQDITVLKDAAATALWGSQAANGVLVINTKRGHAGKPAISYSFQGTYAKQPPAIPLLNGNQYATLIPEEVANTGGLPLDINANKEFSYDPTDPYWYYNYSNNTDWIKAITQIGYSQEHDISMSGGGDKAKYYASVGYFTQQGTTIGTGLNRITSKINLDYTVSNRIHFRSDFTYAHLTNQLDYIPNKSYQVRSVAYNKMPNMSIYQYDLYGNQSPNYFSPESNIQGQYPTTYNPVALAKNGIYEQTGDRITPSFQLQYQAIPSVLLTTFDIQFDINNSKSHTFLPQNVSGLSSTDPSSNSAGASDGDVYDVYTKTNFIYTPKSNDENHQLQALLSLQTDDNKYNSYNVLTSNTATSEFQYPFNGSVATNASAALSSTKGEVRTVAALLQGQYDWLDRYIINVGARVDGNSRFGPSNRYGLFPSLSARWRMSGEKFMQKYKKFIDDLSFRASYGHAGTAPPNKSIWNYFNTYQPYSYSYQGQSGVYPSNIELSNLKWQTLVGTNLGFNLWMFKSRVRLDVEVYRNRIKDMFYDNLTIPSYTGFSTIPANVGTMDNQGWELLLNTIPLKTKNWTVGFDLNIARNTNVIRSISPFYPTTNTPTLNVNGLYKTYLQVGNPFGSFYGFKYLGVYTNKDATIVRNAQGAEVTDPSGQPLYMRFDYPAINYTFQPGDAKYEDVNHDGTIDDKDVVYLGNGLPKITGGFGLNVGFKDRLKLITFFDYKLGYDVVNQADMNTTNMYSFNNQSTAVLSRWRNPGDITDVPRALYRSGYNWLGSSRYVQDASYIRLQAVTLRYTFSSKILDKMKIRNAAFYVTVENLVTFTRYKGQNPDVSIIGNNSPFAYPVDNALTPPSKNVLLGINVSF from the coding sequence ATGAAAAAATTGCCCTATATACGCTGCTTCGCTGTTTTTATTTTTACACTATTAATCAATAGTTTTCTCTTTGCACAAAATGCTCAGAAGCGAGTTATTGTAAGAGGTACCGTTAAGGATGCGAAAACGCAATTACCCCTTGCTGGAGCTTCTGTGATGGAAAGAGATAAAGATGGCAGAACGCTTAATGGAACCTTTACCGATATTGATGGAAATTTTGCGCTCAGGGTAAATGACCCTGCTAATAATTCCATAGCTGTTGCATTTATCAACTATGTAGCTACTACAGAATTTATAAAAGACAGAAATGAAATAAATATTGTTTTAAAAGGAGACAACAGTTCATTAGAAGATGTAATTGTAAGATCGACGAATACAATGGATAACGGCACTGGTATGAAGACTTCGGAACGTAACTCTACACTTGCAACAGCTACAATTAATCAAAAGGAATTGGAGAATTTATCTTCCCCCAATATAGGTAGCGCTTTAGAAGGAAGATTGCCCGGTGTGAATATTAGTGTAACTTCTGGAGATCCTGGAGCAGGCCTTTCTATTAGGATACGGGGTACTGCTACGTTAAATGGATCTGCTAATCCATTAATAATTCTAGATGGAATGCCTTATAGTACTACAATTCCACCTGATTTTAATTTTGGTACGGCTGATGTGCAAGGTTATGCGCAACTTTTAAATGTAGCGCCTTCCGATATTCAGGATATTACGGTGCTAAAAGATGCGGCTGCTACTGCATTATGGGGATCCCAAGCGGCCAATGGCGTTTTAGTAATCAATACTAAAAGAGGACATGCAGGAAAGCCTGCTATTTCTTATTCCTTTCAAGGAACATATGCAAAACAACCACCAGCCATTCCTTTACTCAACGGTAATCAATATGCAACGCTGATACCAGAAGAGGTAGCTAATACGGGTGGTTTACCTTTAGATATTAATGCAAATAAGGAGTTTTCTTATGATCCTACCGATCCTTATTGGTATTATAATTATAGCAACAATACAGATTGGATAAAAGCAATCACACAAATAGGCTACTCACAGGAACATGATATCTCTATGTCGGGTGGTGGCGATAAAGCTAAATACTATGCATCTGTAGGTTACTTTACCCAACAAGGAACGACAATCGGAACGGGGCTGAATAGAATTACTTCAAAAATAAATTTAGACTACACCGTTTCGAATAGAATTCATTTTAGGTCTGATTTTACTTACGCACACTTAACCAATCAATTAGATTATATACCAAATAAGAGTTATCAAGTGAGAAGTGTTGCTTACAACAAAATGCCGAATATGAGCATATACCAATACGATTTATATGGTAATCAATCTCCTAATTATTTTTCTCCAGAATCCAATATTCAAGGGCAATACCCGACAACTTACAATCCTGTTGCTTTAGCAAAAAATGGTATTTATGAGCAGACTGGAGATAGAATTACGCCAAGTTTTCAATTACAATACCAAGCAATACCATCTGTTTTGTTAACTACTTTTGATATACAGTTTGATATCAATAATTCAAAATCACATACTTTTTTGCCACAAAATGTTTCCGGACTTTCTTCCACTGATCCATCATCGAATAGCGCTGGTGCAAGTGATGGAGATGTGTATGATGTTTACACAAAAACAAATTTCATCTATACCCCAAAAAGTAATGACGAAAATCATCAATTGCAGGCTTTATTATCTCTTCAGACTGATGATAATAAATATAATTCTTATAATGTCTTAACATCTAATACGGCTACTTCTGAGTTTCAATATCCTTTTAATGGATCCGTTGCTACAAATGCAAGTGCTGCTTTGTCTTCTACGAAAGGTGAAGTTAGAACAGTTGCTGCCTTGTTACAAGGTCAATACGACTGGCTCGACCGATATATCATAAATGTCGGTGCGCGGGTGGATGGCAACTCTAGGTTTGGTCCAAGTAATCGTTATGGCCTATTCCCTTCTCTTTCTGCAAGATGGCGTATGTCTGGAGAAAAGTTTATGCAGAAATACAAAAAATTTATCGATGATTTAAGTTTCAGAGCAAGCTATGGTCACGCAGGTACTGCGCCTCCAAACAAATCTATATGGAATTACTTCAATACCTATCAACCATATTCCTATAGTTATCAAGGACAGTCTGGCGTTTATCCATCTAATATTGAATTATCAAATTTAAAATGGCAAACATTGGTTGGAACCAACTTAGGATTTAATCTTTGGATGTTTAAAAGTCGGGTAAGGTTAGATGTTGAAGTTTATCGAAATAGAATCAAAGATATGTTTTACGATAATTTGACTATTCCATCTTATACTGGTTTCTCAACGATCCCTGCAAATGTGGGTACAATGGACAATCAAGGCTGGGAGCTTTTACTGAATACTATTCCATTAAAGACAAAAAATTGGACAGTGGGCTTTGACTTAAATATTGCACGTAATACAAATGTCATTAGATCTATTTCACCGTTTTATCCAACGACGAATACACCAACTTTAAATGTAAATGGATTATATAAGACCTATCTGCAAGTAGGTAATCCATTTGGTTCTTTTTATGGATTTAAATATCTAGGTGTGTATACCAATAAAGATGCGACAATTGTTAGAAATGCGCAAGGAGCAGAAGTTACCGATCCTTCTGGTCAGCCACTTTATATGCGATTCGATTACCCGGCTATCAATTATACTTTTCAACCGGGCGATGCTAAATACGAAGATGTAAATCATGATGGAACCATTGACGATAAAGATGTAGTGTATTTAGGAAACGGTTTACCAAAGATTACAGGTGGGTTTGGTTTAAATGTCGGCTTTAAGGATAGATTAAAGTTAATCACCTTCTTTGATTATAAATTAGGTTACGATGTGGTAAACCAAGCAGACATGAATACAACGAACATGTACAGCTTTAATAATCAAAGTACCGCGGTGCTGAGCAGATGGCGCAATCCCGGAGATATTACAGATGTGCCAAGAGCCCTATACCGTTCAGGCTACAACTGGCTAGGCTCTAGCAGATATGTGCAAGATGCCTCTTACATAAGATTGCAAGCCGTTACACTGAGGTACACATTTTCTTCTAAAATATTAGATAAAATGAAAATTAGAAATGCCGCTTTTTATGTAACTGTAGAGAACTTGGTGACATTTACAAGATATAAAGGACAGAATCCAGATGTATCCATTATCGGAAACAATAGCCCCTTTGCGTATCCAGTAGATAATGCGCTTACGCCCCCTTCTAAAAATGTATTACTTGGCATAAATGTTAGTTTCTAA
- a CDS encoding fasciclin domain-containing protein, translating to MNRLVRITLWSFALFFLFSGCRKKEWDKYYGRPSDLAQPIYQVLQARGNFTHFLACIDKSGYKANLSSGGYWTIFAPNDSAFAVFFKENSISGDSGIDSAMAQKIVKYALIYNAYRKADLTNYQVSGGADTSQAFKRKTAYYNWVYPEKGKLVLAANRNGSFNADDNNNKYIPYFLDNFLSFNNLSAYDYNFFYPTSTYTGFNVAGASVVNADIPAENGLIDEVNQVTMPLPSLEEYLATNDNYSEFRKLLAKVISYQANGDITLRNRALTGSMDSVFIKLYDAGSLLGLAFSPNNENFIQSSTDAQTNGWSLVVPTNAALIPYEQKILSHYGTFDAAPPAVLISLLNAHMWITNIWPSKLAQTANSEQEVPTFDLSNVVDKKICSNGFFYGVNKVQDANVFRTIYSKAFLDPNYSLMTRALDADIKFSIVNPEGHYTMVMMSNKVLNAAGYDFNTNQNAWSYQPPGGTIEYGTAAQSRVFRILQTSVFVTQNHELDDLSGEGIVETWDNEYVRYKNNTLFAGGNMDDGTIVHIDSSSTSINGKVYYVDNLLTFSELSLGAHLENLATAQPDYFSSFYNYLIHSTLWSASDKSILGTTPGNFYTVFVPTNAAISQAVKAGLLPGNTTTGVPNFKPSAAADQQTVVQFITYNILDKNTVVPDGKKSGSFATLLKTLNGDLTFINVTNQPNSMQLKDAYGDIANVNIPESDILCDRAVIHSIDNVLNFNAH from the coding sequence ATGAATAGATTAGTAAGAATTACATTATGGAGCTTTGCGCTATTCTTTCTTTTTTCAGGTTGCCGAAAAAAGGAATGGGATAAATATTATGGAAGACCTTCAGATCTGGCGCAACCCATATATCAAGTATTACAGGCCCGTGGCAATTTTACACATTTTTTGGCTTGTATAGATAAGTCGGGTTACAAAGCCAATTTAAGTAGTGGAGGCTATTGGACAATATTTGCTCCTAATGATAGTGCTTTTGCTGTCTTTTTTAAAGAAAATTCTATAAGCGGGGATAGCGGAATTGATTCTGCGATGGCACAGAAGATTGTGAAATATGCTTTAATCTATAATGCATATAGAAAAGCTGACTTAACCAATTATCAAGTTTCTGGTGGCGCAGATACAAGTCAGGCATTTAAAAGAAAAACAGCTTACTACAATTGGGTTTATCCAGAAAAAGGTAAGTTAGTTCTAGCTGCTAATAGGAATGGCTCTTTTAATGCAGATGACAATAACAATAAGTACATACCTTATTTTCTGGATAACTTTTTATCTTTTAATAATCTATCAGCTTACGATTACAACTTTTTCTACCCAACCTCCACTTATACAGGTTTCAATGTAGCAGGAGCCTCAGTTGTGAATGCGGATATTCCTGCAGAAAATGGTTTGATTGATGAAGTGAATCAAGTAACAATGCCCTTACCTAGTTTAGAGGAATATTTGGCTACCAATGATAATTATAGTGAGTTTAGAAAATTATTGGCAAAGGTAATTAGCTATCAAGCTAATGGTGATATTACGCTGCGCAATCGGGCGCTTACAGGTTCTATGGATTCTGTGTTTATAAAACTATATGATGCTGGAAGTCTATTGGGCCTTGCATTCTCCCCCAATAATGAAAACTTTATACAATCGAGCACAGATGCACAGACGAATGGTTGGAGCTTAGTCGTGCCAACCAATGCTGCACTAATTCCTTATGAGCAAAAAATTCTTTCACATTATGGAACATTTGATGCTGCACCACCAGCAGTATTGATAAGCTTATTAAATGCACACATGTGGATTACCAACATATGGCCAAGTAAATTAGCACAAACGGCAAATAGTGAACAAGAGGTACCCACTTTTGACTTGAGTAATGTAGTGGATAAAAAAATATGTAGCAATGGTTTCTTTTATGGCGTCAACAAAGTACAAGATGCAAATGTGTTTAGGACTATTTACAGTAAGGCATTTTTAGATCCTAATTATTCGCTTATGACTCGAGCTCTTGATGCCGATATAAAATTTTCTATTGTTAACCCAGAGGGACATTACACAATGGTAATGATGTCCAATAAAGTTTTAAACGCAGCGGGTTATGATTTTAATACCAATCAAAACGCTTGGTCTTATCAACCACCCGGAGGAACTATAGAGTATGGGACAGCTGCACAAAGTAGAGTTTTTAGAATTTTACAAACATCTGTTTTTGTAACACAAAACCACGAATTGGATGATTTATCAGGAGAAGGAATTGTAGAAACTTGGGATAATGAATATGTTAGATATAAAAATAATACCCTATTTGCTGGTGGTAATATGGATGATGGAACTATTGTTCATATTGACAGTTCATCAACTTCAATTAACGGGAAAGTCTATTATGTAGATAACTTATTAACCTTTTCTGAATTGTCACTTGGTGCTCATTTGGAAAATTTAGCTACAGCTCAACCAGATTATTTTAGTAGCTTCTATAACTATCTTATTCACTCTACTTTGTGGAGTGCCAGCGATAAATCCATTTTGGGGACTACACCAGGAAATTTCTATACGGTATTTGTGCCTACCAATGCGGCTATTTCACAAGCAGTGAAGGCTGGCTTATTACCCGGAAATACTACCACAGGCGTACCCAATTTTAAACCATCTGCAGCAGCAGATCAACAAACGGTGGTTCAATTTATTACTTATAATATTCTTGACAAGAATACAGTGGTACCTGATGGTAAAAAATCGGGATCTTTTGCTACACTGCTGAAAACATTGAACGGCGACTTAACTTTTATTAATGTGACAAATCAGCCAAACAGTATGCAATTGAAAGATGCTTACGGAGATATTGCAAATGTCAATATTCCAGAAAGTGATATTCTCTGTGACAGAGCTGTTATTCACTCTATAGATAATGTTCTAAATTTTAATGCTCACTAA